A stretch of the Macaca thibetana thibetana isolate TM-01 chromosome X, ASM2454274v1, whole genome shotgun sequence genome encodes the following:
- the TASL gene encoding TLR adapter interacting with SLC15A4 on the lysosome, protein MLSEGYLSGLEYWNDIHWSCASYNEQVAGEKEEETNSVATLSYSSVDETQVRSLYVSCKSSGKFLSSVHSRESQHSRSQRVTVLQTNPNPVFESPNLAAVEICRDASRETYLVPSSCKSICKNYNDLHIAGGQVMAINSVTTDFPSESSFEYGPLLKSSEIPLPMEDSISTQPSDFPQIPIQRYSSYWRITSIKEKSSLQMQNPISNAVLNEYLEQKLVELYKQYIMDTVFHDSSPTQILASELIMTSVDQISLQVSREKNLETSKARDIVFSRLLQLMSTEITEISTPSLHISQYSNANP, encoded by the coding sequence ATGCTGTCAGAAGGGTATCTCAGTGGACTTGAGTACTGGAATGACATCCACTGGAGTTGTGCCTCTTATAATGAGCAGGTGGctggggaaaaggaagaggagacaaATTCTGTTGCTACTCTTTCCTATTCCTCTGTGGATGAAACACAAGTCAGAAGTCTCTACGTGAGCTGCAAATCATCTGGCAAGTTTCTCTCTTCAGTGCATTCAAGAGAGAGCCAACATAGCAGAAGTCAGAGAGTCACAGTGCTGCAGACAAACCCCAATCCTGTGTTTGAAAGCCCAAACTTGGCTGCAGTTGAAATATGTAGAGATGCCAGCAGAGAGACCTACTTGGTTCCATCTTCTTGCAAAAGTATTTGCAAGAATTATAATGACTTACATATTGCAGGGGGCCAGGTGATGGCCATTAATTCAGTGACAACGGATTTTCCCTCTGAGAGCAGTTTTGAATATGGCCCTTTGCTGAAGTCATCTGAGATTCCTTTACCCATGGAGGATTCCATTTCTACTCAGCCCAGTGACTTTCCTCAAATACCTATCCAGCGGTACTCATCCTATTGGAGAATAACAAGCATCAAAGAGAAAAGCAGCTTGCAAATGCAGAATCCTATTTCTAATGCAGTGCTGAATGAGTACCTGGAGCAGAAGCTTGTGGAGTTATATAAACAGTACATTATGGACACCGTGTTTCATGACAGTTCTCCTACTCAGATTCTGGCATCTGAACTCATCATGACAAGTGTAGACCAAATCAGTCTTCAAGTGTCTAGAGAGAAGAACCTGGAGACCTCAAAAGCCAGGGATATAGTCTTTAGCCGCCTATTGCAATTGATGTCAACTGAAATTACTGAAATTAGCACTCCTAGTCTCCATATTTCTCAGTATAGCAATGCAAATCCATAG